TACGATTGTTATTTTAATCCTTATTGATCTTCTTATGTTTAAAATTGAGATAGACGAGCGGGAAATAAGACTTCGTGGCACTTTAGGGATTATAATTAGAAAAACAATAAAAATTGAGGATATCGAGAGCTTTGAGGTTAAAGAAGGCTGGATAGGGTGTTGGGCTCCAATAAGGTTCAACTTTCCCGCAGAGGGATGTATCACCATCCACAAAAGGGGTCTTGATGTAGCCTTCACCACTCGTAACCCAGAAGAGATTGCAATGATTTTAACTACTCTTGGTGTTCCACGAGAAGCTTAGTGCCCTTCACTTTGACTATTCTCACACTCTCGTTTTTCTTTGCCATTCCATTTATGCACTCTGCCATCCATAGCTCATTTCCTACTTTTACTATACCCTTGGGGTTTAGCTCTTCTATAACCACAGCCTCTTTGCCAACTAGGGCTTCAGGGCCGACCTCAATTCTCTTCTCAAAAATCTCCCATAGAAACTTGACAGCGATAACATCTTTGAAAATGAGAAACCCTATTACAGCCAGTGCTGGTTTTAAGGGTACCTTAATCCCGGCTCTAGGGAGAATTAGAAATAGGAAGATTCCTACAACTATCTCATCTGCGAGTATACTGAGTATTTTCAAAGTGTTTTTAACGTAGGTTTTCACAACTTTCACACCCCTAAGTTTGGTAGCCCTCCGTAAACTAGGAATAGCAATCCCACGAACACTGGCTGGTGAAGAATGTAAATCTTTAGGGTGTTCCTCCCGATGAAGCATATGAAATCTATAAGGGGGTTATTTGGGGTTTTTATTTCTATTTTCCTGTATCCTTTTGGATAAAACAAAGCCCCTATTCCAGTACCAAGTAAAAAGACACCAAACCAGGGAAAAATTGGGAAGTAATCTAGGGTAAAAAAGTTTTGAGGCATTATTCCTAGAGGGAGCAATAAGAGCGTTGTTGTGGTCATGCTCTGGGTGATTTCTTTTCCCAGTATAAATATCGGTGCTATGAGAAGGTTTTTCCACCCTAAGCGGTAGAATGGAATTACTAGCAAGCTCGCAACTCCGAGGAAGTGAAGGATACCAAAGTATATCGTTCCTCTCTCTAAAAGAATGTATGTGGTGAGGGTTATTAAGATCCCAAGTCCAAAGAGCTTCCCGAATCTCAGTAAATACTTTTTATAGTTTTTTCGTCCCCTTGCATAGCTTATCCATAAAGAGAGACCAGAAATTGACACAAATAGAAATGCGGTTGCGTATGCGAAGAATTTCCAGAAAAGTTTGTGGTCCGAATAGCCAAGAAAGAACTGGAGGTCAGTTATGAAATTTGAGATAAGCATCATGACTAATGCTATTCCTCTTGCAAAGTCAACCTCCCAAAATCGTTTTGAGTAGATTTCACTACCAAACATCAAAGGATATAAACCCGAAGGCTTATTTAAGTTTGGGGTTGTCATGGAGAGAAAAGAACTGAGGCTCGTGTTTTTCACTTTGGCAATTTTAATGATGACACAGCCTGGGGCTATAGCTTTTGCCAACTTTGATGCTCCGTATGGGTTTTATAAAGATTTAACCACATGGATTTTATCATATCTTGGTGGGACAATTCTTCTGTTTGTGTATGGAGTGATGACAAGAGGAGAAATTAGTGGAAAGTTTCTTGGGTTTTATGGAATGCATATTCTGGTAACTCTTCTCCTTACATACTCTATAATTATCAGAGAGGTTAACCCCTCGCTTTCAGTCTTAACTCTTCCAGTCTTAATTTTCCTCAGTCTCTTTCTAAGTATAATGTTGTTTGTGCCTTCAGTTTTTTCACCTCCTTACTACTCTTATGATCTCCCTCTTATTCTTGCTCAAATAGGCCTTTGGATATGGGCGTTCTGGATGTTGCTTAAACTCAGAAAATTTGAGGAAGAAGAGAAGTTTTTGACAATTTATAGGGTCTTTCTTGGACTAATACTTTTTTCAATATTCTTTGGAGTTCTCAAATTGATAGAGGTGTTCAGATGAAAGTTATCAAAACAAGGGCAAAGAACATCTATACCAAAAGTAGAATTCCTGGAGTAGAGTATGCTATAAATCAATACGTTGGCTGTCAATTTGCTTGTAAATACTGTTATGCCAAGTTCATCTGCAAATGGAAATCTTATGGGGAGTGGGGCACGTGGGTGGAGGCAAAGATTAACGCACCAGAGCTTGCAAGAAAGAGAGTTTATGGAGAAGTTATGATGTCAAGCATAAGTGATCCTTATCAACCGATAGAAAAAGAGCTAAAGCTTACACGAAGGACTCTTGAGGCGATGAATAAGAGGAATAAGCTCAGCATCCTTACAAAATCCCCCCTTGTTATGAGGGATATCGATCTCTTCAAGCTTTTTAATGAAATTGAAGTTGGGTTAACAGTAAATAGCTTTGAAGGAAAGGAAAAGCATCTAATAGAACCACTTACACCTTCACAGAAGCTTAGAATTGATGCTCTTAAGAAGCTTAAAGATGAAGGAATCAAGAATTATGCCTTTGTGAGTCCAATAATCCCTGAACTTACTGATATAGAGGCCATAGTTAAAGAGACAAGAGGTTTTGTGGATTATTACTTCTTTGAAGTCCTTAATCTTGGCGCAGCTGGAAGAGAATTCAGAGAGATGTTAAAAAACGCTTTCCCTGAAAGTTACAGAGTCATGGTTAATGACGAAAAATTCTGGAAATTTGTGAAAGAGCTTATGGAAATTATAAAGGGGTTAAACATAAAAACAGAGGGTATCGAAATCCACAAGAGAGGATGGGAATTCATAGAGGTGAAATAAGTGGAAATAGCTCGAGTAAACGGCCTTCCATTTGAAATTCCAAATGTAAGATATTCTTTTTTCGACACTCCATATGTCCCTCATAAACTGGGTACTGCCGTAGATGTTTATTTTGAGGAAAAAGCTCTTTTTCCCTTTGAGGAAGGCAAATTAATTGAGATAAGGAGGATAAAAACTCCGAGGCACATTCCTGTTGGTGAGGATTATCTCTTGATATTCGAAGTGGAAGATTTTTGTCTGAAGGTTCTCCATGTGAATCCAAATGTTAAACTTGGTGAAAAGGTTTTTCTTGGTGATGAGATTGGAGAGTTAAGATTCTCCGGTTTCTTTTCACCTTGGAGTGATAAACATGTACATTTTGAATTTAGGCCGTGTCAAGACAGATATAGGGCTAGGGGAGGGATTGTATTCTTTCCTATCATAAGAAAATTGGTTCCAATGGCCAAAGGCAATGAATTTGAGGTTATTGAAAAGAAAGAACATTATGTCTGGCTGAAGCCACTTAGGAGAGGAAGAAAGAAAATGACTCCCTTTGGAAATATTGAAGGAGGAATGCCTCATTATCATTATGGAGCTATATTTG
This genomic stretch from Thermococcus sp. EP1 harbors:
- a CDS encoding NfeD family protein, producing MKTYVKNTLKILSILADEIVVGIFLFLILPRAGIKVPLKPALAVIGFLIFKDVIAVKFLWEIFEKRIEVGPEALVGKEAVVIEELNPKGIVKVGNELWMAECINGMAKKNESVRIVKVKGTKLLVEHQE
- a CDS encoding heparan-alpha-glucosaminide N-acetyltransferase; the protein is MFGSEIYSKRFWEVDFARGIALVMMLISNFITDLQFFLGYSDHKLFWKFFAYATAFLFVSISGLSLWISYARGRKNYKKYLLRFGKLFGLGILITLTTYILLERGTIYFGILHFLGVASLLVIPFYRLGWKNLLIAPIFILGKEITQSMTTTTLLLLPLGIMPQNFFTLDYFPIFPWFGVFLLGTGIGALFYPKGYRKIEIKTPNNPLIDFICFIGRNTLKIYILHQPVFVGLLFLVYGGLPNLGV
- a CDS encoding radical SAM protein, encoding MKVIKTRAKNIYTKSRIPGVEYAINQYVGCQFACKYCYAKFICKWKSYGEWGTWVEAKINAPELARKRVYGEVMMSSISDPYQPIEKELKLTRRTLEAMNKRNKLSILTKSPLVMRDIDLFKLFNEIEVGLTVNSFEGKEKHLIEPLTPSQKLRIDALKKLKDEGIKNYAFVSPIIPELTDIEAIVKETRGFVDYYFFEVLNLGAAGREFREMLKNAFPESYRVMVNDEKFWKFVKELMEIIKGLNIKTEGIEIHKRGWEFIEVK